Genomic segment of Penaeus vannamei isolate JL-2024 chromosome 36, ASM4276789v1, whole genome shotgun sequence:
atatagatatacagaaactTGTTGGACAtggattaaaaatatatatatatatatgtagaaagagagaatgactgcatatggatttttaaaatatatgGAGAATGAGCAAGGCCAGAGAGTAAATAACatgtcaaaaatatatatatatagaatgatcaggaaatgataaaaaaaataaatcaaaggatagtatgagaaaaaatagagagataataaGTACTAGAtttaaagaagaggggaaaggaggaggcaaaaaAAAGACTCATGAATTGATGGCGGGAAAAGATCAACATAataaattacaaataataataataacaaatgaagaggtaagaatgggaagaggatggCTTCATGTGAAAaggaatatatagagaaaaaaaaaacgtttttcaaaaatatataaataaaaaaataaatagagagtggATAGTAATTAGTTATATATCTTGTTAAGTCACTGTCATTGTACCTTTATAGAAACAGCAATGTATAAAACCCAGGAGAAGGAGTACAGGCTTATAGTGTGATTCTGTGACTTATTTAAATAAATTAGGGAAACACTGCTTATCAACTCAAACtgcttgatgtgtatatatatattgtttttttcaatttGGCACAATTTCATTCTTGTTAAAACTTGGACATTTTGATTTACTTTTTTAACTTGAATATAACAATGCGGTGCAAATGATGTTCGAGTTATTGTTCAATAACTATAGTTTGACCAGTGTTTTCCTCTAAAGCCATATGTAATtaaatatacagatttatattaaCATTTTACAAGattaggaaatgaaaagaaaaaaaaactctgctTCTGTTGGCACTCAAAaaagcaaagttttttttttttttttaggggaagaaGGGTCACAAAGTCccatgaagatgaaaaaaaaaatcaacgggaAACAAATCAAGGCAATATGACTATACAGATATTTTCTGAGTCCCTGAAAACTctgaaatgaaaaaacaacaaaaaatatacacatagggAGAAGTTATGGTAAAACTCGAGTGCTATACATGATTACCTTTCAACatgagacgagaagaaaaaaaaaaagaatgatttttTTAGAATACAATATATACAGGGTATATCCAAATTTACTCACACTCTAAAATTTACATAATCTGTACAATAATAGAATTTAACATGTTAAATGTCTCACCAACTATGTCAGACATTTTAAGATGGCGcagtacttttttatatatatatctttgtttactGCAGCTTCCAACTACCAAAATTAAGTTTTACATAAGCAGATGCTGTAATCAAACTCGTCTCATCTCTCTTACCCAAAATTCAATAAGCAAggaaacatattcattttttttgcaCTGATCATACTTACAATATGAACTATTTCCATACCATGTCGTACTTGCAataccaaacaaaaaataatttgttGCACAgtccatgtaaaaaaaaaattggattacTGGACACATAAAAGTTTTaagttatcattaaaatccacttgaacatcttttatttttacatattaagTGAGAGAAATGAAATTACATCTTAAACACTTTTCCTTCTACAAACTTTTCCGATTTTGTTATTATACACTATGTCCCTTCCTGCCTTTGCCTTAACCTGTTCAATAcaacctatttatatatctatttaaaaataataatgcatgcCAACCCATGAGAAGATAATTGACAAAGACACTTCTAACAATtccaaaaaggggaaaggaaaagtagaATACTGCATATCTTACGTGAGGTATAACGCTAGACCGAACGTTCCTCTTCCAATCTAGGCTATATTCAAAACAATATTAAGTACTCcatagaaaagaaggaatacaACAGAGTGCgagtacaagagagaaagagtaaggaggagagagtgcgaaggaggattttaaaaattaaattatatCCTATGTACACAAGTTGCCATTTGTTAGAAAGTTTCCTTATCACTTCTCTCTCCGAATCGCTTTACCGTAAAACCTGTTCCTTACTACCATTCACTAACCACCGTTACAGCAGCTGATACAGGTACAGAGCAAGACCAAGTTCAACCATCAGTAACCAAAAACCCACAATATttcttaaagttttttttttctctctctctctctctcacaatattCTAAATCGATGTTTCAGTCTGTCATTCTTGTCCTTGTACCTTCAAAAAGCCATAGATTATACTCTAAACATCTGTACTCGTAGCATACTAAGTATACTTAACTGGTACGTGCACACTCTTAACCATCTGATAAAGTACCTTACCAATCTTACATTCAATCTGTTTTGCATAGTCCGAaactaagaaataaaacaaatcgcATTTCAACTCGGCTGGAATAAGTTAAGACGACAAAATCCCAGAACTGAATACAAGTACGAAACCATGATGACCGCGTTCTCTTttgcccttttctttttttttggtagcTGCCACTCAAAGAAACCATGAGAACTTTCCCTAATTCAGTTGCATTACTTCTAATAAATATTATGACAGTAGACATGACAAAAAtcatattaaaagaaaatggaagttcCTCAGATACTAAAGAATTTTATCCACTATCTTAATAGTTGTATACCTGTATCCCCCAGAAGCCTTAAGAATAAGGGCTATGTGTGCTTTATGCTCtttagataaaatgataatcaatagtcataaaaagaaagaaaaatttcttatattttttttttaatctgaattCTGGAACATCACCCAAATTTATAACAGAATTGCTATTTTTCTCTTAATTACGAGCTTTATATTTATGAAATTTTTTTTGGTGTGGATGAATGTTTTGGATGTAAAAATTTAGCTCCATTATATTCTATCAAAATCatgaatttcatatatttttcttgcacttcccttttctaataataatttaaaaatttcaTAAAGTTCAGAATATATATCTTCTTtataacaaacataaaagaaTTGATGTTCCAGAAATTGAGATTATACACTCCCGACtagaaaatcatataaaaaaaaacgaataaaaattataataagaaaaacacaacCAACTGGTTAGTTCTCAAAACTTAACACATGACTGCACCATCAaagcatacaaaaacaaaaatatcttaaATTATATTACTGTACAAATGCCATATATCAACACAATGGAATGTTTAGTTACTGCAGAAGAGTAGATGCCCATTAttcaaaaaaataactttatgtaacaaaaaaacaataaacactaCTTACACAAACAATTCAATTGAGCACAGTATTGGCAGAGTCTCATACTAATACAGAtattattaaaacaaaaaaaaagaaaaaaagaaaaaaaaatcaaaataccgtTTCATAACCAGAGCCGAGCTACAGTACAACACCTTCCAACCTGTCAGAACAAACGACAGAATCAATCCATAAACTTGCCCCTATGTTTTCATCTTCACTAGTTTCTTCTATTTCATATATCTAGACTGATCTGTGCGGATCGCTCATGAGACTCTTTACCTTATCTCAATAAAGAGGTATGTGCGCTCCTTTCAAATAAGTTttcaaaaaagaatttaaaaaaaaaacccggttCCTTCTTTTCACTTGAAAACTGGACTACGAGTAGATACGGTTAGGTCAAACACCCTATATGGTTTAGGGGGGGAAACACTGAAATGTATCCCTCACAGTACTGGATTATCAGGTGTGTATATTAAAATTCTGGCATGCAACGGgaagaaatacataaacaaacattttcatATCTGTTAGTCCTGATCCCTTATAGCGGTTCAGGTCTCTGCTTGGAATGTATACAGTTCATTAAGTACAGTTACactgcccttttttttttcttgacaaaaaaaaaagaatttcatcAAAAGGCATATGATGTCCACTATATTCCATGAGATTATTCTTTTAAAGACTTGAATTATCAATGGCATCTTACACTGGTTGCATATTTGGAGtatgctcttctttttttctatcatgcACACACATGGTTGTGCAAACACTGCTGCTTCTCATACAactacatttccttttcttctgtaatctttctttctctcccaaacTGAGAGGAATTCTCCTATGCCAAAGTTTCTGTGGTGATGTCAAACTCCTTTACAAGCACTAAGATTTGCCATGCTTGCTGAGTGACATCACACCACTGCTGCCTTTACCATTAGCACTGAACAATGTAACTGTCCCAAGAGTGTTTGTTCATTCTGTCTGTTGGTTTCAGCAGTCTTTTCCGGACTTCTGAAAGAGGTCAGGTCCGCCTCCTACTCCTACTGCCGTGTCACTACTTGTATTGCTCTGAGGCCCAGAGGTAGCAGCAGGTTCTGGCTGAGCTCCTGGAGCCACAGTAGTCACACTGATGGCATCTCCATCATCCTCAGAGTCAGAGGTGTCACTGTCATGAGATGGACCAGCCCCACTCTGCGAATAAGGGGACATGAATGAGAAAAAGCACATTATCAGATTATTGTGAGTGGAAGTAAATCAGTTTACAAGGTTAATCAGTTTACAAGGTTAATTTTTATAAGCTATTGGGAATCATCCTTTTCTATTAAAATTCCAATTTACATCAcagctttctcctttccctttcactcactcactcatttacttatttatgcttattatttacttattcatttacatactcactcactcactcactcactcactcactcactcactcactcactcactcactcactcactcactcactctctctctctctctctctctctctctctctctcacacacacacacatacacacacacacacacacacacacacacacacacacacacacacacacacacacacacactcactcactcactcactcactcactcactcactcactcactcactcacactcactcactcactcactcactcactcactcactcactcactcactctcactcactcactcactcactcacacactcactcactcactcactcactcactcactcactcactcactcactcactcactcactcactcactcactctcactcactcactcactcactcactcactcactcactcactcactcactcactcactcactcactcactcactctcactcactcactcactcaaatgcAGAATATCAGAAAAGCCAAATGCCTTATGTCTCACAACTTATCCATACCATTAATCTTGAAGGATATTGGCCATCTAATCGATGAGAGTAGTAACCCGCTCTGACAGAAGGTCCAGCTTCATCCTCGGAGACGCCTCCCTCTGAGCTCTGTGTGCTCTGCGTGGACCtcgtcagacagacagaccgatggTTCTTGCTCCTCGGAATAGGCCGTCGCATGAAACTGTAATAGGGAGGAAGATGCTAAATGAGGAAAATACTATAAAAGATGGCTCCTATAATTTAATAGTACCCAGTCTGCCTTATAAATTTCtatagaaataaaatagataaaagaaattaaatagtTAACTGAAATTATTGAAAATTTAGCAAACAAAAGATTCCAAGTAATTACAGAAGGTCACTGCAATTATAACCTACATTTAATGACTAGATCTATTACACAGAgctgtatatgtatctaatttTTAAATCTACATGTAAGCTAGTGGTTTTCTCCAATGTTTATTCTGCCATATATGGTATTACTCACCATTTTCGTTTGATGACTTGGTAATGGCCATCTAgagaaccatcatcattatcgtcatcatcttcatcgtcttcctcctcatcctcctcttcctctgataACTCATGACCGACTGAGTCATGGCTAGAATCAAATTCACTGGAGGCAACCATGTCTGAATTGCGGTTCAGGATGTCCTGTTCAATGCTGgagtttctctcctcttcctctgtctcattTGTAGTGTTCGAGGACTGGCTCTGAGACATGCTTTCAAGCTTTGGCTGGCCGATGTCCATTGGGGTCGACTCTGAGAAGCTTTCCGGAATGGAATGGTCGAATCTCATGAGAGGACCATGCTTTACCCGTCTGTATCCATTTGGCAGTGCTTTTTTATCCGCTAAAACTCTCTCTATTGCATCCCACTTGTCCCCAAGCTGGTGGAGAATGTCTacatcatcctcattgttgttgAGTATCTGTAGGGTCTCCTCAATTGTATATTCTTCTCTACCTTCACTTAATCTTGCTACAACTGGATCAGCAATGGGGAAATTTTTATTAGAGTCATTGGAGTCTGTTGAAGTTAACCGCCAGTACTGCTGCCGAGGACAGTGCTCACAGCAAGGGCTCTGCTCAGGGATGGTGTTGCCATTGGGACTGGTCTCGAGGGCAGTGTGGCCGCAAGGAGGCTTCTTGTCCCCGCTTGTGTCCCTGTCTTCCTTATGCAGAGGCAGTGTGGACGGTTTGTTGGGCCCAGGGGTCTTCACAGGCGAGGTGTCAGTTTCACTCATGTCCATGTGATCAGTCTGTGTTCCTGAGTCTACTAGTATAGGAACTCTCTCATGGCTTGGGCTGAGGCTATAACCCTACAAAAGATGAGAACACGGGTGTCAAAATGTGTGGCACTGAGATGTAGTAAAATTGAGCTGGATGAATTAAACAATGCAACTTGCCCAATAAATGAAAACTAACAAGATAATACAAATTTCaatatctttttcatcttcaatCAAGCTAAAAATTAACACATCCATATGCATTATTCTTCCCATACTTACCCTTCTATCTACAACAGGACTATGCTTAGGACTAGTTGAACTGACATATGCAATGACCCCCCCATGACTCTTGTTCCTCTGGTGCCGTCGCCTTCGACCCGAGCCACCACGTCCACCCAGGTCAGTCTCCTGATGACCTGACTCAGCCACTCCCACATTTTGTGAGTTGGTGGAGGACCTGGGGCTGCTCTGGGTCACATGAAGGGAAGCAGGCCTCGTCGTGGACAACGGGAGATTGTTTGTACCAATCTCAGTGTAGAGGGGCTTCTTGGAACGATTCTGACATGGGTAAAGGAGGATTATTTAAATGCACCaatctttatttgtctctcgtGTTTTTGTATTATGTTTAACTGGTAGATTCTGTGTTAGATTTTGAGATATCAGCAAATTACTACAACCTCTCAAGAAAATAGAactatttttatatcaatatcatacaACATCAACATAATACACATGGGTATATCATACTAGTAGATTAATACAAAACATAATTACAAATAGCTTAATATTTTGTTTTCCATATTCCTCAAATACAACAAGATGCTATAAATGTCAATctcatattcaaatgtatattttATAGTGTGAAATCTGTTTGAAAAGCTAATGTAGAAAATAACTTTATATATCATCatacaatgataatgtaattaataacaatgataacaataactatcattactattattagtcatttaattataactataaatatgataataaaaaatgaaacaactAACCGATGGCAGCTTTGACGTTGACACAAAACTTGTCTGTGCCTCAGGACTGGTCGGGTTGGAGGATGTAAGTTGGCCTCCTCTACGAGCCTGAAGACGTTCCTGGGCCTTGATCAGTGGCCGAACTATCCTCCGTTTGCCTTTGTGTATTTGGTTTGCGTGTTCCCTCCTGGAAGTCGACCTACAATTTTACAGTTTTGATATATGCCTGGGTAAAAACAGCAATTtgctgttttctttcattttctgtattctttttctGTGTTATTTTTTGGGTGGAATGTTTATTTTTTGCCTAAATTTTGGGTTGATTAGGACAGGTATTGGGATCATTGATTACCAAATGAAAAATCATTTGGTAAAGGAACCAGATTATAAATCAATTCATCTCTGCATGCCagacatatatacaagtgtatttattcacatcatatcataatcaaagcactatatcatatatatcatcattatactacACTAGTAAAAAATGTGGGAAAAAAAGGCTATAACATTACACTTACTTTAGAAGTTCTTTTTCCCGTTGTTCAAGCTGCAACATCGCAGCCGACAGTTCAAGGTAGAGATCATTGGCAATGACAAGTTTCCGCTCCCAGTGTTCCCGGATGTCCTGCAAAACAAATAAATTGTGCTAAATAGTAGAAATGTGAAGTTCCATGATAGCCAGTAAATATGTAAAACAATGTGTACCTAATTAACCACTCTTCCAAATTATTTTGTGTCTAATTCAATGGTATGCTGTTCTTCTCATCTTAAAACAAGGTAGATTTTCTATCATGAGAATACACATACCTCTGGGTTTATATGTAGATGAATTctattatatattacattcaaCCTTTTCCTTAAATCTATATCTCAATATAAATCTCTGGATctagatttttattatcatcagtaatgagCAATACCTGAGCATGTTTCAGTTCATCGTGCCGCCGTTTGACAAGGTCTTCTTCCATGCGTGGAATATGTGACCCTCTGGAGTTCATGGACGCCATCTGTTGCCGGATCTCTGCCTTCCACGACATCTATAGGAGGATGTTGAAGtcagtttgttttttattgtaccatttatatatagagacaaacacagatagatgACAAAACCCCTTTAATTCTGAATCAAATGTTACAATATGATTGCCATTACCTGTGTTTTGAAATACGTTTCTGGAGGCGTGCTGCGAATTTCAACTGCTGCGATGTCAAGATGCATCAAAATATACTTGAATGACGGCCTGTTTCGTGGTTTAGTATTCCAGCACATCTGAACAATTAGTCTGAATCCATCAGGGCAggtagagggtatggggaggtggagagagctAGATCCAACCCCATAGATGATAGCCGAGTTGTCAACATCACGGTACGGAATCTCACAAGTCAGCAGTTCCCAAAGAACAACTCCAAATGACCTGGAAGATTTTAATATGAGATTTAGCTCAtggatatctatttttctatgcaAGACATTATCAAAtttaagaaaagtaagaagaaaagacagagtaAAGCCTATCAGTAAGTTTGTACgtacatatcaatatattcataatacacttgatttttttttcttaatgaatcAGATACAAACAAACTTTTCACCAACAGTGCTAATAATGCAGAATAGCTAAAGACCTTAAAAGACATTACCCACAGTTAATGAAACGTACCATATGTCCACTTTCTCATTGCAAGGTTCATTGCGAATAACCTCTGGTGCCATCCATGCTAGCGTTCCCGCAAAGCTCATCCTGGTGCTGACGTCATTCCACTCACGACATGTTCCAAAATCGCTGATTTTCACTTCTTGGTTGGCTCCGATGAGGACACTGGAGGAACAAGGAAGGGAACCATTTTAAATCAAGATTGATATATgataaagtgtaaaaaaaagtaaacaattaAGAAGTAGCTGAATTGATAAAATAGTTAGAAAGATGACACTGAAAGAAAAGTCATTTTTGAATCTGGGATAtattagaaaaatgataaaaaaacatgatattaAGGTCTGTTAATCAATAATACAAAGAAATAGGAAAACTCTAAGAAGAATTCAAATAATATCAAACATTTAATGGTTCAAATACTGTGATTGGGAAATGCAACAGAGAGTTGATTAAATCAGATTACGAGGTTAAAGGAGAACATCCTAAAACATTTCAAAATTTATACTGAAATGCTAAATTGGCAAATGCATGGAATAAagctaaaagaaataaaaagtggaGGTTAAGTCaattaacaaatacatatacatattaacactCAATACGAATTTATACATTAAAAACCAAGCTTGGGCAACACAAGGATCAAATATAACAGAATCACGAAAGTCATCAAAGATCAAAGATGACAGGCAAGAATTTCAATGCATGTGTGGAATTAATGTATGTTAAAATGTTGAAATAAAAGCCGAGTAAATACTGATGCTGAGCAGAGCACATAATAAAATGCTACAAATCATGGTGACTTGCAATCCCTTTGTGAACTCAAATGAGGTTTCCGTGACCCTCCATGCTCATGAATGCAGTGGCAGTGGTCTCATTACCGATACTTTTACCCGATAACAAATTTTTTAAAAACTCATTTCCAGTTGCAATATTTGTGCTATAGACATTTTtatcttatctctatctatcactctatctatcttgctgtctatctatctatctattcattcacctatttctatctgtccctatctagctgtctatctatctatctacctatctctatcaatccctatctctgtctctcactccctctctcactctctttaaccttgactctcactctctcttagtctcactctctctcactcactgtcccttagtctttctttctttctttctttctttctttctttctttctttctttctttctttctttctttctttctttctttctttctttctttctttctctctctctctctctctctctctctctctctctctctctctctcacacacacacacatacacagacacacacacacacacacacacacacacacacacacactctctctctctctctctctctctctctctctctctctctctctctctctctctctctctctctctctctctctctctctctttttctctctctctctctctctctctctctctctctctctctctctctctctctctctctctctctctctctctctctctctctctctctctctctctctctctcactcactcacttactctttttcactacctctcactctccctttcactacctctcactctccctttcactacctctcactctccctttcactacctctcactctccctttcactacctctcactctccctttcactacctctcactctcactctcactctcactctcactcttactcttactcttactcttactcttactcttactcactctctctctcacacacactcaccctcaccctcaccctcaccctcaccctcaccctcaccctcaccctcaccctcaccctcaccctcaccctcaccctcaccctaaccctaaccctaaccctaaccctaaccctcaccctcaccctcaccctcaccctcaccctcaccctcactctcactctctctctaaatattgtatatatttttaaatgttattataccTAACTTTTGTATGTGAATTGTAATCCATACAGGAAAACCAAAGTTACCTCATCcc
This window contains:
- the wnd gene encoding mitogen-activated protein kinase kinase kinase 12 isoform X6 codes for the protein MAKDSPITDIDVMQSGLVVGDGDGGGVLVDRASPSLLAPHTEDKEDVFSTSMLRMEEELHNLQLHSQRSTPLEPHPRTHHEGGEDSSPDSPPGGVQITYRDGQRVNWLEGIIGCLRPVWTIIGKAAISEKQQQTDNWEIPFEEVSNLEWLGSGAQGAVFRGRLRGNWVAIKKVREQKETDIQHLRKLNHPNIVQFIGVCTAAPCYCIVMEYCPYGALYNLLKDGRDIPPDKVASWAKEIASGMNYLHQHKIIHRDLKSPNVLIGANQEVKISDFGTCREWNDVSTRMSFAGTLAWMAPEVIRNEPCNEKVDIWSFGVVLWELLTCEIPYRDVDNSAIIYGVGSSSLHLPIPSTCPDGFRLIVQMCWNTKPRNRPSFKYILMHLDIAAVEIRSTPPETYFKTQMSWKAEIRQQMASMNSRGSHIPRMEEDLVKRRHDELKHAQDIREHWERKLVIANDLYLELSAAMLQLEQREKELLKSTSRREHANQIHKGKRRIVRPLIKAQERLQARRGGQLTSSNPTSPEAQTSFVSTSKLPSNRSKKPLYTEIGTNNLPLSTTRPASLHVTQSSPRSSTNSQNVGVAESGHQETDLGGRGGSGRRRRHQRNKSHGGVIAYVSSTSPKHSPVVDRRGYSLSPSHERVPILVDSGTQTDHMDMSETDTSPVKTPGPNKPSTLPLHKEDRDTSGDKKPPCGHTALETSPNGNTIPEQSPCCEHCPRQQYWRLTSTDSNDSNKNFPIADPVVARLSEGREEYTIEETLQILNNNEDDVDILHQLGDKWDAIERVLADKKALPNGYRRVKHGPLMRFDHSIPESFSESTPMDIGQPKLESMSQSQSSNTTNETEEEERNSSIEQDILNRNSDMVASSEFDSSHDSVGHELSEEEEDEEEDDEDDDDNDDGSLDGHYQVIKRKCFMRRPIPRSKNHRSVCLTRSTQSTQSSEGGVSEDEAGPSVRAGYYSHRLDGQYPSRLMSGAGPSHDSDTSDSEDDGDAISVTTVAPGAQPEPAATSGPQSNTSSDTAVGVGGGPDLFQKSGKDC
- the wnd gene encoding mitogen-activated protein kinase kinase kinase 12 isoform X2; translated protein: MNRRSRFEQLAECVPSFFLASDPGPSWRHSSPVTNPTTTLTATATRAACSTTAATTTTTSTYVAIASTSSASTYVAVASTSQGYASASTSLNCPTPSSSRAYLAPSPSASACKLQLSPASSKGYGTIARARGLLSPTPTFVTATPSDASFQHVRFTTHRMQSGLVVGDGDGGGVLVDRASPSLLAPHTEDKEDVFSTSIISCSTDREEMDFRKSMLRMEEELHNLQLHSQRSTPLEPHPRTHHEGGEDSSPDSPPGGVQITYRDGQRVNWLEGIIGCLRPVWTIIGKAAISEKQQQTDNWEIPFEEVSNLEWLGSGAQGAVFRGRLRGNWVAIKKVREQKETDIQHLRKLNHPNIVQFIGVCTAAPCYCIVMEYCPYGALYNLLKDGRDIPPDKVASWAKEIASGMNYLHQHKIIHRDLKSPNVLIGANQEVKISDFGTCREWNDVSTRMSFAGTLAWMAPEVIRNEPCNEKVDIWSFGVVLWELLTCEIPYRDVDNSAIIYGVGSSSLHLPIPSTCPDGFRLIVQMCWNTKPRNRPSFKYILMHLDIAAVEIRSTPPETYFKTQMSWKAEIRQQMASMNSRGSHIPRMEEDLVKRRHDELKHAQDIREHWERKLVIANDLYLELSAAMLQLEQREKELLKREHANQIHKGKRRIVRPLIKAQERLQARRGGQLTSSNPTSPEAQTSFVSTSKLPSNRSKKPLYTEIGTNNLPLSTTRPASLHVTQSSPRSSTNSQNVGVAESGHQETDLGGRGGSGRRRRHQRNKSHGGVIAYVSSTSPKHSPVVDRRGYSLSPSHERVPILVDSGTQTDHMDMSETDTSPVKTPGPNKPSTLPLHKEDRDTSGDKKPPCGHTALETSPNGNTIPEQSPCCEHCPRQQYWRLTSTDSNDSNKNFPIADPVVARLSEGREEYTIEETLQILNNNEDDVDILHQLGDKWDAIERVLADKKALPNGYRRVKHGPLMRFDHSIPESFSESTPMDIGQPKLESMSQSQSSNTTNETEEEERNSSIEQDILNRNSDMVASSEFDSSHDSVGHELSEEEEDEEEDDEDDDDNDDGSLDGHYQVIKRKCFMRRPIPRSKNHRSVCLTRSTQSTQSSEGGVSEDEAGPSVRAGYYSHRLDGQYPSRLMSGAGPSHDSDTSDSEDDGDAISVTTVAPGAQPEPAATSGPQSNTSSDTAVGVGGGPDLFQKSGKDC
- the wnd gene encoding mitogen-activated protein kinase kinase kinase 12 isoform X7, whose protein sequence is MQSGLVVGDGDGGGVLVDRASPSLLAPHTEDKEDVFSTSMLRMEEELHNLQLHSQRSTPLEPHPRTHHEGGEDSSPDSPPGGVQITYRDGQRVNWLEGIIGCLRPVWTIIGKAAISEKQQQTDNWEIPFEEVSNLEWLGSGAQGAVFRGRLRGNWVAIKKVREQKETDIQHLRKLNHPNIVQFIGVCTAAPCYCIVMEYCPYGALYNLLKDGRDIPPDKVASWAKEIASGMNYLHQHKIIHRDLKSPNVLIGANQEVKISDFGTCREWNDVSTRMSFAGTLAWMAPEVIRNEPCNEKVDIWSFGVVLWELLTCEIPYRDVDNSAIIYGVGSSSLHLPIPSTCPDGFRLIVQMCWNTKPRNRPSFKYILMHLDIAAVEIRSTPPETYFKTQMSWKAEIRQQMASMNSRGSHIPRMEEDLVKRRHDELKHAQDIREHWERKLVIANDLYLELSAAMLQLEQREKELLKSTSRREHANQIHKGKRRIVRPLIKAQERLQARRGGQLTSSNPTSPEAQTSFVSTSKLPSNRSKKPLYTEIGTNNLPLSTTRPASLHVTQSSPRSSTNSQNVGVAESGHQETDLGGRGGSGRRRRHQRNKSHGGVIAYVSSTSPKHSPVVDRRGYSLSPSHERVPILVDSGTQTDHMDMSETDTSPVKTPGPNKPSTLPLHKEDRDTSGDKKPPCGHTALETSPNGNTIPEQSPCCEHCPRQQYWRLTSTDSNDSNKNFPIADPVVARLSEGREEYTIEETLQILNNNEDDVDILHQLGDKWDAIERVLADKKALPNGYRRVKHGPLMRFDHSIPESFSESTPMDIGQPKLESMSQSQSSNTTNETEEEERNSSIEQDILNRNSDMVASSEFDSSHDSVGHELSEEEEDEEEDDEDDDDNDDGSLDGHYQVIKRKCFMRRPIPRSKNHRSVCLTRSTQSTQSSEGGVSEDEAGPSVRAGYYSHRLDGQYPSRLMSGAGPSHDSDTSDSEDDGDAISVTTVAPGAQPEPAATSGPQSNTSSDTAVGVGGGPDLFQKSGKDC
- the wnd gene encoding mitogen-activated protein kinase kinase kinase 12 isoform X4, encoding MAKDSPITDIDVMQSGLVVGDGDGGGVLVDRASPSLLAPHTEDKEDVFSTSIISCSTDREEMDFRKSMLRMEEELHNLQLHSQRSTPLEPHPRTHHEGGEDSSPDSPPGGVQITYRDGQRVNWLEGIIGCLRPVWTIIGKAAISEKQQQTDNWEIPFEEVSNLEWLGSGAQGAVFRGRLRGNWVAIKKVREQKETDIQHLRKLNHPNIVQFIGVCTAAPCYCIVMEYCPYGALYNLLKDGRDIPPDKVASWAKEIASGMNYLHQHKIIHRDLKSPNVLIGANQEVKISDFGTCREWNDVSTRMSFAGTLAWMAPEVIRNEPCNEKVDIWSFGVVLWELLTCEIPYRDVDNSAIIYGVGSSSLHLPIPSTCPDGFRLIVQMCWNTKPRNRPSFKYILMHLDIAAVEIRSTPPETYFKTQMSWKAEIRQQMASMNSRGSHIPRMEEDLVKRRHDELKHAQDIREHWERKLVIANDLYLELSAAMLQLEQREKELLKSTSRREHANQIHKGKRRIVRPLIKAQERLQARRGGQLTSSNPTSPEAQTSFVSTSKLPSNRSKKPLYTEIGTNNLPLSTTRPASLHVTQSSPRSSTNSQNVGVAESGHQETDLGGRGGSGRRRRHQRNKSHGGVIAYVSSTSPKHSPVVDRRGYSLSPSHERVPILVDSGTQTDHMDMSETDTSPVKTPGPNKPSTLPLHKEDRDTSGDKKPPCGHTALETSPNGNTIPEQSPCCEHCPRQQYWRLTSTDSNDSNKNFPIADPVVARLSEGREEYTIEETLQILNNNEDDVDILHQLGDKWDAIERVLADKKALPNGYRRVKHGPLMRFDHSIPESFSESTPMDIGQPKLESMSQSQSSNTTNETEEEERNSSIEQDILNRNSDMVASSEFDSSHDSVGHELSEEEEDEEEDDEDDDDNDDGSLDGHYQVIKRKCFMRRPIPRSKNHRSVCLTRSTQSTQSSEGGVSEDEAGPSVRAGYYSHRLDGQYPSRLMSGAGPSHDSDTSDSEDDGDAISVTTVAPGAQPEPAATSGPQSNTSSDTAVGVGGGPDLFQKSGKDC